The Nymphaea colorata isolate Beijing-Zhang1983 chromosome 5, ASM883128v2, whole genome shotgun sequence DNA segment TATACATTTTCGTCCAGCATCATGCcacaaagaaaatcatataGTGTGTTCATGTCTATATGCAGTTCACAATAGAAACTTCAACAATTGAAAGATAAACCCATCAATGTTCTTGTTTGCTTGATCCGATTTTAGCATTCAAGACCTGTTTTACTCTGTCTAAAATTTGGTTGCTTTTTCCAATTGAAGTCTGCTTCAATAATTGAAATATTTGATCCATAATATAATGAAAAGTTGTCATGCATAATTGCATGTGCCCATGCCCCATGGGCGGCGCAATATGGTATATTGCAGCGTTTAGATGATGCTACAACATAAAGTTTAATTCTGATATTATTTGAATTTCGTTTACGACAATGCAGAATGTTCAGGAGGCAGATAGGCCAGCAGAAGGTTTCTACATACGCTCAGGGATCACTGTGGTGCTGAAGAACTCTACCATCGCCAATGGAACCGTCATCTAGATGTGGCCAAAAATGGGGAACgtgatgtctctctctctctctctctctctctctctctctctctctctctgtagcATTGAGATATTATATATCGAAGGATAATATTGTATGTACAGAAATTGCAAATAAAGGTGGCATCGTATTGCTTTCCCCCTCCGCCCCCCGCGTCACCACCACTCCTCTCTCTCCTGTATTTGTTGTCTTCCCCAAGCGGGTGCAAACACCTCAGCTTGTCGTAACAGGCCACCCTCCTTGACTAAAATGTCCAGGCTCAGTTGATACGGTGAGATGATATTTGAAAAGTAAGCAGGCTGCCTTTAGCATGGCTTGCTAAATCAAGCTTGCCAGCATATGCGCATAGAATGGGCGTGATTCACCGTGAAAGAGCACCTATTTACTGGCAGCCTCTTGGATGGTTCAGCAATCTGAGACACCGCCAATTTCATGACAGGACCACTTCATTGTCATAAATTAGCTGAACCAGGGCATCCATTGTTTGATTCGTCTAGCTTGCTTCTCAAGCCTACAGTGTGCAAACGCCTCTTTGCCTAATCGTTCAGCCCTCACTACCAAACTGTCTTATTTTCTCATGTTCGCAAGCTATAATCATTTAGAATCTTCGCATTTCGTTGAACGTTTTGAGCTCAAATCAGGTCAAGGATGCTCCTGCGAGCGAACTATCAGGGACCCAATTTTCAGATGTTTTTTTGTGCTGGAGATTATTAGTCAAATATAACCATAAAGCTAGTTTTTAGACACCCTTTGACTTGTTCATTCATGACAGCATATATTGAATGTCATGACGTCATTTTGTTTCATGTGTCCGTAGCCTTATGATAGAAACAGAATTAAAGAACAAACTACACAATGAGGGCACCAATTCAATTCTGAGTTAGAAACTATGATATACGTCTCGGAGGGTCTTTTTATCTTCATCCTATGGTCATGAGTTCTCTAATCGAACCAGCGAAGATCTTGAAGTCCTCGGCAGACCTCCTAAGGACAGCCTATCCTAGTCACAACACTAAATAAGATGAACTTATACTAGGTTAATCATCTACTATCAATGCCTAATGACACTAACTTAAACTATTCTAAAATGTGACAATGATAAAGAAATAGAAACACAACTAAATCCTATATAATAAAACGACACAATATGCAATATGGGACACAGCACCTAATTTTTATATGAAACCTACTCTAGAGTGCATGTAATTAACCAAAACTCTAAATAACAGCCAAAATTAACTAACTAAATGAGCACCAataaacaatgaagaaaatcacataAAATGACTATGCAAGTATAAATACAATCTTGCCAATAGAAGTAAGACTCAAACCTTCTactatataaattttaaataaaagttaATAATTTATGTGCAATGGCTAGGTAGATCTCGGCTTGGAACCAAAGGCTGCTTATCATGTTAGATTTCACAAAAACCTAATTTTACTGATCCCAAAATTCCAGCGTTCAGCCTTATCGAAATTTCATATTGCCAGCCAGCCCAATTGTGTTCTTAGCTTCAAAAGAAATCCAAACACATAACCATGCTCAGTTCTCCCTCATACATAACCATGCAAAATTCTTCAACATGTGAACGTGTAATTCATGCCTAATTTTATTATGCTTGTTGATTGGAGTTTCGTTTTAGAATTAGGAGTCAAGATTGAATGTAGTGACCAGCCAGTTCAGGGTAGTTCTCCAGTAGGCAGATTTGCTTTAGGTTTGTTGGTTTTGATAGGTTTCTCTTGTCTTAGTTTCAGTTCGTGATTTCACATAGTTCTATCCATGCTTTCGTTTCCTTCCATGAAGCGGATGCAACCTTATTCATATCACAATAGAATTCCAAGGTTTTGTATTTCTATGCATGTATATTGCTAGAATTTTCAAGCCTCCATGGAATCCGGGCCGTGGAGGTTCTCGTGCATGGCTGGAGACCACTGGAATATCAAGGGCATATGTAGAATTGTGGTATTAGGAAGATTTGCGTAGGTATTATTGGAGTTAGAATGTTAaagttttttctaaaatatagaTGGAGTTTGTTAGGAAATTACCACATATTAGGATTTTAACTTGTGGTTGATTTATCTTAGAAGAGGTCGATTTTCCtaagtttaatttttattaaaccTCTCTAAGGTGGTAGCGAACCTATGCATCCCACATGCCGCATTCTTAGTTAGGTTTGCATCAGTGGTGGAGTAGAAAGTTTTAGTTGAGGGACACTGATccatcttattattgcaataGATTGGGTGCATGTAAAACTACAAGGCACTAGCCTGGGTCTAGTGTGGGTGGTGCATATAGCTAGGCCTGAGTCGAGCATCAtgataataaaacttttacaaaGGTTTGCACAGGTTGTGCTGGGCAGTTACCCACACCGGCCCCATGATAGCTCCGCTACTGGTTTGCATTAATTCATTCATTATTCAAATTAGCTAAGTAATTTATCTCACATATTGCATTTAgggttttgattttctttatatCATTTAGAGAGTTCACTCAAAAAGGTGAGTTCCAAAGACTCCTCTTCGTATCACGCCAGCTATAGTGATATTTTCATTAGATTGTTTCCTAATTTTTATGATATGTTAGTTTTAAGAAGTCTTAGAATAGATTTGATAAGTTCAATTTAGGTAAAAGTCTAGATTAGGATACAGACATGGTCAAAGAAGTCTCCTGGTCTAACGAGGAAGCTAATTGTTGACATCTAGAGGAATCTTCTAGAGGTCAACCGATTTGGAAGCCAATTTAGATAGGACATAATTTGACTTTGATGATTAATTTATTCAATAATTATTTAGGATAATTACCATAGTGAATGGATTAGGGTTTTTAACTTTTACCTTAGGTAAAATGGGATAGGCATTTGTAGTAGTTAGACCGCACTTGAGATGGTGTGTCTTCATTTAAGGAACTCTTCAGGACCCACCCAATCCTAGGTGGCATCCTTAGTTATTCAGTTCTTATCTCATTTAATTAAATTAAGATTAGATAAGTAGTTAACTAACATAGGATCATATCATATAAACCACATACAAGCGTTCATATGGGATAGATGACTAATACACATTGTAGATTGGAAATCCATATCATTTATGCATATCATTAATATTATcatgcatttttcatgttacATAGGTGTCAAGCAACCTATCCCATGTCATTCAATGTCATCCATATTAGCACATCATGCATGCATAACATCATATCTTACATACCATTTGCATACCATATCATCATGTAgcctatatattatatatgtgtaaCTTCATCATTTCATGTTCTCATGTCATCATCATCCATCATCGCTTGCTCATAGTGCTTATTGCCTTAGGGACCCATATCACATGTAACCGTAGCTTTAATATGGACAAGGTTTGGGAATTGATCAGTATCATTCTTTGATTGCACCTCTCAAGGTTTTCGTCATCGCTCTTCTAAAATTTCTCGGAGAACTAAGCATTTTCTGAAGGGATTTGATTTGATCGCCTCTGATGTTTTGTTGGCTGTCCATGGGCTAAGTTTAAGCCTTAAGGGAAGGTCCTGGCATTTGTTTTCTGgatttatttaaagaaaattgaGTGGTTACACTAAATCAAGAACAGTTCAGGTCTACATGTTCTATACTAGCACAAAGAGGACAATTTAGGTCTGCATGTTCTAGAAAGCAAGCACACATGCTGCTTTGGGGACTATCATGAAATAAGATACTCCATTCATGTCATTTGTGGATAGAGCTTCTCTAGTTTGTTACTTAAATTTAGGGATGACCCTATTTCATATCTTCATCCCTTCCTAGGTAGTGACAAAGCCAAAAACTTTTTAGTTGAGAAgcattatttcatgaattttcatTCCCTAAGAGGCATTAGCATATATAAACCGGGCCATATATAGGTGGGGACTCAATGGGGCATTCGCGTATGCCCCACGGAGCCTATTCTCTGAAATCTTAATTAGTGGTTGAACGTAGGTAGATCTGGGTTCAGTTATATAGGAGAACCTCACGAGACCCGAGCCACTGCCCCGTAgccaattgaaattttgttaactatatgtTTAGTGgcccatggaaaaaaaaaattctgactctgCCCCTTagtataaataaacaaatagttGAATGCacctatatgtaaataaaaaaaaaacttgagggCTGGtttaggcaactgcccacatcagccaATATGTGGCTCTGCAACGTTCTAGGTCCACCACTTGCTAGTGCCACACGGTATGCTCCTCTTGACTATGAGGCATggtgcataaaattttcaaagctttcaaaCAAGGGCCATGCCTCATCCTTGCTTTCATCATGGATCAAGCCATCTTTAGGGTGATTTGCTAGCATTTCTCTTCAAGGTGCATATTATCACACTTTACCGTCGTAGGGGccaaaatatagtttcaaaattttaacaggaaccgaaataaaaattttcaaatttttttgtatatactaaactattttttttatttaaacgtaaatttttaaaatttttaaaatctgatgTGAGGGGAGGCACAGGGGCCCCTGCCCACCCCTCCTAGCCGCAACACTGGCTCTAGGGTTTGTTCTAAAAATAGATTTGTGGTCTTCAAAGGCCTGCATGAGCTCGGGGTCTTGCAAACATTGCCCCTGCATCTGTCGAGATTGGTTTTGTGTGAGTTCTAATAACCTAAATGGTTCTTTACCCACATGCCTAACCTGCACCCGTGATCGAACCTCAAATTGTGCATACAAGTTTTATCTAAAGATTGCTTGTTGTGGCTACAACTAgcaataaaaagttaaaaaaaaaaagcaaaataattAATGGAAAGACcccctttaattttttatgaaactaGAAACCTTAGAGCATGTCATACTTACTAGATCAGTCTTCCCTAAATTTTGAGAGAGAAGAAGGACCCCAAAATCGAATGAAAAATCTAATTCTAAAACAGACTCTACAAGGAAAGCAcctaaaaaattttgtgaaaattgttagagattaaaCATTAGACAAGAAGGCCcaaattctaaaaattaaagCAAAGTTCTGtacttcagaaaaaaaaaagggaaggtTTAAAAATCAATAAGTTTTCAACAACAATTCTGAAAATCCTAAAATTCTGTGGTTAGTCTCTAGACTTGAAAATCAATTCGGTGTTCAGTCCCCAAACcctagagagggagagagtcaaCCATTTTTTGCCTTGAAAAAGGGGAACAAATTCTTTTGTTCGATGTGTTTTGAAAGATGGATCAAAACAGAGGCttttaacaacaaattttttggtCGAACTAAACTAGTCTTGCTCTATGGATATTGCCGATACTGCatgccaaaaataaaaatttttgagaaaggtTTGacaatttaaattgaattttgaaattttataatcTTCTGACAGAAAGGTAGAAAACGTGACTAGCTTTGTAAGCTTGAACCTACAatcaatgaagaaaaacaaatatcatacgcatacaAAATACTAAGGTAATTTATCTAAACATGCAATATTCAATCAAAAATGAAAtcatacaataaaaaataaataaaaattatcatATCTACTCTACCATAACCTTGTTTATCTTGTTGCTCCCTCCACTCTTTGAACGCACTATCataatggagaagaaaaaactaAACAACAATGCATGCAAATAAAAACACTGCCGCTACATTTACTAAGTTAATGCCTAGAAGTCGCGCCAGGTCTGCTGGCAAATATTGTGGCGCGTATAATAGCTCATGGCTTGTGCATGATAGCAAGACCTGCCAGTATAAGTACAATTTTTCTAAGGTAATCCCATTCTTGTCATATGTGTTTTTAAGCTGTGATCTGCATATTAATTAACCGTTTAGTATAATCAACTGTTTACAGAAGTTATACGAttctgtatattttttttattatttaaatcaAACTTGAACTAATAACTGATATCTTGTTGTCGGTGCCTCATTCTTCGTTTGCCTTCTTACTAGCTCAGGCCAACCTCGCTTGACAAGTAAACAGCATTTCGAGTCCGAAGTTGAATGCTGCATCAGTTTACGTATCTCTTCAATTTGTTGTAATGTGAAGAAGTGGGGTCTAATCAGAGTCTCCATCAGATATTGAATAAACATAAAGATCCCACTTGCAGAACAAGTCTTGGAAAAACCCTGCATCTAAGCCATTGACTTGAACAAGCAAGACGAGTTCTGTATATCTTACGCGGCTTTGGGATGGGCCACTGTAAGAGACTATATAATGTCGCCCGACAAGACAAAAGAACATAAGGTCCTGAAAGATATGATGTGAAATGAAAGGTCTGCAAGATTGATAGTAGCTTTGTATGAAGTTTCTTTTATTAGAAGTAACCAGATATACCTATTACAATTTCTTCGTTAACATCTTGAGCTCTGCAGTTGTTACACAAAGCAGAGCGTCAACAATCCCCACAAAACAGAAACTATTTAAGAAACTAAGGGTTATATTGGTGCTGAAGATCCTCCTTTTTAATGAACAAGGCCCTTCATTTTTCTATTAGCCGTCATCCTTGCAAACATACGGTTAAGTCCCGATAGTTTGTGCGATTGCTCTGCAATCAAATTTGCAGTAGTTGGGTCTTCATTCACTATGATTTCATATCCATCTCTAAGGTCATCCATGCCTTCAGCCAACATTTGCCAGAACAGTGCACCACCTCCAGCACCACCACTTCTTGCAGAGGTATAAATACTGTTGTAGACACTTTGATAGAGgttctccctctctgtctgcgTGAAGCCTGAGTCCTTTGAAGACTTACCAAATTCTGTAAAGAGAAGTGGCTTTCTAAGTTCATAGTTTGAGTCGTCAATGTGTGACTGCACCCAGTTGTATAAGAAATTGAGCTGATCTTGTTCACTTGAACTCCCAGAAAGCCTGtaaaacaaaagaagggaaTAATTATGCCCttctgaaaaatataaaaactgtaGCAGTTtactttctgaaaaaaaatcGGTCAGGAAGAATTGCTCAGTTAATGCAGCTCTACTGCCTAGTCTGTATATGAAAAGGAATTTAGAAGAAAATAGGAAGTTGCACATGCAGCTGATCTTTTTCCACATATGCTGCATCTTTGGTGGGGAGGAAAATGCTACTGAATTTCTGAGAAATTgttaatataaataaaagaaagtgcatttcatgaaaaacttgtgaaaaggGCTGCAGAAAAATcgtgaagaaaaaatgatgttaAAGAATGTTTAAACTGGTGTGTTCAAAAGTCTAAAGGCACATTACTAGCATGAAAGATGAAGAATTAAACCGAGGTAAAAGGCTCCTGTTGCTTGTTTAGAAGATCATGGAAAGGCTACATATGATTGAAAAGGTCAATTTCACGTGGATGGCAATCTAAAAAGCATTCTGCCAtggaaaataacaagaaaaaattgtggTAATTACCATTGATCTGGATATGCATGGATGGTAGCAAAATCAATCCCTGCTACTTGATTGTTAGTGATGAAGTCGGTTCCAACTCCATAACCTGGATTATACTGCTTCCTTGAAGGTGTTGATTCGCCATAGAAACCTTCTAGGCCCACTTCTAGTAGATGTTTACTGTCTATGGACTTCAAGTAATCAGCCATTTCTTCGATCCAACCCTGGATATTTTCCATCGAGGAAAAAGAAAGTGCACTCTCAGATTCTTCCATAAAACAAGACTATCTGCAAAATTTTAGATGCCAAGAATTTTGGTAATATTTTCGTACCTGAAGTGTCCTGCCAGAGAGGTCACTCTGGCATCGAGGCTCATTTATGAGCTCCCATGAAAAAATGGTGGGATCGTCCTTATATGCTATGCCAGTGAATGAATTCACTCGGGTAAGAATAGCCTgccaaataaaagaaagtttGATTTTAGTTAAAGTCCATCATGAGAAATCAATGAAGGACCACAAATATGAAACAGTAACCAACGAATAAAAGAGCCAAGgtgaaatggaagaaaacaCAAGGTAACAACATATTCTCACACAGAGTGAGAGAGATACTTTGATATGGTTCTTATAGTAGCCTTTGACAACTGGGTTTGTGTAGAAATCATCATCGGAGCTCAAATACTGTCCCTGATCTCTTGCCCATTGCACATATTGATGCCTTCCACCATAATTTTCGTAGTTATTGGCTAGGCTCAGTATGAGGTAGATCCCATATTTTTTGGCTTCAGAGACAACAAAGTCTAGCCCCTGCAAAATCCACCAAGTTCTGTTTAGAAATTCAATATTTTGGAATGCAGCACATGTACAACCCccaaagcaaaaaaatgtcACTGACTTGAAAGAAAATGGTAAAACATAATCACCTTGAACATTTCCTCATTATAGGAGCCAGGTGAATACTGCAATGCTCTATAGCCACCATCACTAAAAGCCCAAGTACG contains these protein-coding regions:
- the LOC116253861 gene encoding mannan endo-1,4-beta-mannosidase 1-like; the protein is MERMQSAVALFIGFLAFHMGGHVAAQAGFVGTSGSHFVLNGNPIYVNGFNAYWLMYMASDPSQRDKVSSVFKQASSYGLTVARTWAFSDGGYRALQYSPGSYNEEMFKGLDFVVSEAKKYGIYLILSLANNYENYGGRHQYVQWARDQGQYLSSDDDFYTNPVVKGYYKNHIKAILTRVNSFTGIAYKDDPTIFSWELINEPRCQSDLSGRTLQGWIEEMADYLKSIDSKHLLEVGLEGFYGESTPSRKQYNPGYGVGTDFITNNQVAGIDFATIHAYPDQWLSGSSSEQDQLNFLYNWVQSHIDDSNYELRKPLLFTEFGKSSKDSGFTQTERENLYQSVYNSIYTSARSGGAGGGALFWQMLAEGMDDLRDGYEIIVNEDPTTANLIAEQSHKLSGLNRMFARMTANRKMKGLVH